GGGGATATAGAGAGAATAAACGATTTCAGTCTACGGATAAGTTGGAATCCACAAGACAGCCAATTTCTCAAAGTAAAACAGGTAGAGAAGCcaagataataataaatgAAACCATACGAGGACGCCTAAAACAGAATCACAGGGTCAATACAAATAAAAGACAAGAAACCTTTCAACCCGAAGAGAAATAGCGAAGGCGACAGCAACGGCCAGGCCAGAGGGCAGTGActataattcttataaaaCTGCGCGCCAAGCTAATTGAGCAACAGGCGTTCCTAGAGAGCCGTTAGTAGGGGTAGTAGAGGTCTAAGGGACGATGAATATTCGTACCGATTGCGGAACGTAGATCAGTTCCCAGGTATACGGATTCCAGCAATACATGTTGAGTGCAAGCAACTCCTCCAGAAGCCCAAGCGGCGGTGCTATCCTCGAGCCGCATCTCCAGTCCAGGGGCTTGTTTCGGTATTTGGGATCCGGGTCCAAGCCCCGTACGGGGACTGGGTGCTCTGCTGGGTCCTCAAGTGCCGGGTGTATGACCTCGACAGCGATGTCGCGGAGGCGGAATTCTTCACGGGCCTTGATGACTATATCATGCAGTGCGAGATAAAGTGTGTTGGGGCTCACGTCGTCGGGCTTCATCGTGATCAAGACTGTTGGGATCGGACGCTCCATGAGGTAGAGGGCGCGTTTGCGTCCGCAGAGCTGGACACATCGATCAATACAAACCCCCCATTGATTGAGGATTTCGTCTACtttgttgatgatgtcgCGTTTGTGAAGTATGATGTATTTCCCGCGGTTGTCGCTCGCGGGGAGCTCTTGGGATACAACGGGCAGCGAGCGGAGGTTGACTCCGACTCGGTGGGGGGTGTGTGTGTATTTGAATtcgtcggcgccggcgtGTAGCGAGTTCGCGTGTGATGCAGCTCTCTGAGCAGATCCATCATCGCACATCATGGACAGGAGGCTTCCGAAGCTCGCGTCGGcgggcgacggcggcggtTCTGCAGGGGATTGGGCGGGCATGTTGGACCCGAAGGCGTCAGGGTGGAGAGGTGCGTTGACTTGCAGAAAGTCCTTGCCTGTGTATGCTTTTTGATACCTACAACGTCTAAAGATGGCGGCCAGGGCCCAGGCAGGGTTTTCGGCGGTATGGCGTggttcttttttcttttcattctcaGGGGCTGATTCCTGACCCTTTTTACCCCCAGAAGTAgtggccttggccttggtccTGTTGCGCAGGTGGAGGATTGTCTTCTGATGCTTTTTACCTCTAAAGTTAGTGGGCTTGACCGGAGTATTGTTGGGCGCGTCGGCGGCTGGTTCCTGGGGCTTGTCATCCACAGGAACAATGTCCAGCTCCCAGGCCATGGCTGCGGCAGTGTTGAAAATGGAGGCGGATGCCCTCAGGACTACATCAGCTCTAGGGAGAGTGTCCGTGGCGGCGGTTCGCAAGTAGGGAGGAACATATTCCTGGGGGAGGGGATTACTGTCCCCGAGCTCTCCCCAGTTGTATGGGTAGTAACCGGTCTCAGGCGTGGCTGATTGGTAAGGGAACATCTGAATTGCCGGGATGATATATCAATAAGTATATTTACGGCAGAAGATGCTCGAGAAGCTGAACTGGTGGATATAAAACTGGTGGGAGAGTATGAGCGAAGAGAATGTAGGAAAGAGATGGAACTaggaagagggaagaggTGATATAAAGCATATTGCAGTGTGATGGTGAGAGCAACAGAGTTCATGAGGAAGTGCTCCTGATCATTAAGAAGTATAATACATCTCATAGTTCGTCGTGACGGACATGCCCCCCAgcgtcatcgtcctcaaaTATCCGGACAACCTTCACAAGAAACTCGCCAGCCTAGACTCTGTTAGTGCGCGTTCTATATTCTTCGACGGCAACGTACCTCGCTCAGCACCAGCACTGTATCCCGCGTCTTGTCTATCTGCCCAGGCGCCAGCAGGGCATCAGCTCCGTGAAGAACACGCAGCGCATCCTCCGTCACATCAGGCGCAAGTTTAGATTCCGTGTCCACCACTCCCATCATGCTGCCTGTGTCCACGGCACTGTCGTTCCCTGGGACATCAAAACCTTCCGACCCAGGGGTACGCGGTGTCCCTGATGCGTCGGCAACCAGGAGACGCAACCCCTTCGCCCGTTCTGGCTCCAGCAGCTTAGACGCAGTAGCGAGAAGTTTCTGCAAAGTTGTAAGTGAAGAACCAGGGACCGACAAAACTTTATCCAGGATCTGATTTAGATCCGTCCAGAACGCCCATGACAGAACGCGCGCCGCGCGGGTATCAACGTCCAACAGCGGCCGCACCAGTTGCACAATATCTCGCAGGATTTCTTCCAGAATATCCACGACCTCCGTGACTTCGCTAAACTGGTAGAAGAATGTCGCCAGATCGTCCGCCATATACGGGGTTAAGACACGCGCCCGCGTCTGCAGTATCCCAGCGACATCGGCCATCGTCTGACCCTGCAGCGGCCCATCCAGCAAATCAAGCAACCGCTCAACCTCAGAAACGCCATCCTCGGTACCGAAATAAAACTTGATCCTCTTGCCCATGACATGCCCATACGCCTGGTACTCCAAATCCCCCTGATCGAAGATCCCCTGGTCCTCGAACAGGGCATGCAGCCGGTGCGCCCGGTCAGGCGTCAACGTCTTCCTAAACCGCGCCACAGAAGCCGTAACCCGGCCGAGAGTTTCTTCGTCGGTGATGTATGCCACGAATTCACCCATCTGCTCAGATGTGAGCGCTCTGTGCCACAGCACAACCTCCTGATTCAGCGCTTTGATGTAATCCCGGTCCAGTGTATTCCGGGCCCACTGCACCGCGCGCCATAGGTATTCGAGTGCGGGGATCAGTTCTATACCTGCGCGATCGAGCGCCTCTTTTGCGGTGCGGTAGTATTCCACGAACTCGGGGCTGAATGCTGAACTGAGTGTATCCAGTgcgccgacggcgatggtgcGGTACTCGTCGGGGATTGCGGGGCTGGTGTTTAGGAATACTTTGAAAGCGGCGACGACTTCAGGAGTGAGTACCTTGCCGCCGTTTTCGAAGATATAGCTGAATGTGGACGTGAACTCTGGGTCTGAgaagaggagctgcaggcgcTCGGTTATGGGCGTTGGGGTTTTCTCGTCGGTGAGGACGGTGAGTTTCTTGACTAGGACGTTTAGGCGCTGGATGGCTTCAATCCGTGCGAGCATATCTTGTGCTTCGGGTGTGGAATTGAGTTCCTCTTGTGGAATTGGGGTTGGCTCTGCTTTCTCCGGTTCTGGGGGTGTTTCTGGCTTGAGTTCGGGTATTGATCGTGGGGGGTTGGAATCCTCGTTTTGAACATCTATGTCCATGTCTGCGTCTGTGTCGTCGGTGTCAAGAAGTGAACCGATGCCCGATGCGAACGATACGATATCCTGCAGCGCGCTGAGCTTTTTCAGAATGTCGGGCGTATCTTGGTCTGCATCGGCGTTGGCATTGGTAGCTTCATTCGACTCCCCAGCATCAGAACCGGCAACTTTATCGTTATCGCCTAGAAGCGAGAACAAGGTCGACGCTACTGAAGCAACATTCTTCATCTGCGAAAGATCGATGCCATCTGACAAGTCGGGACTGTCGTCGGACGCAGAATCTGCTCGAGcatgctgttgctgctgctgctgcttttcAGGCGGCGAGTCGTCTTCATTATCATCTACCAAGGATGATAATGTCGATGCAATGGAGACGAATTTCTTCAGATTCGATAGCCCCTCGACGTTGTTGAGCAGGTCTAGGGGGTTTTGCTGTGGGTCGGCGAGGACAGCATGGGGGATCCCCAGAGAGAGGAGTATGAGAGAGAGCCGCATCTCGTCTCGTCTTGTGGTAGTTGAGGAATTTGGGAGTCTAAGTTGGACCTGGACTCCCTTATCAGAGGAATGGAATGCGGGGAGGTAATTGAAGTCGATCTGTTCTGTCAGGGGCCTGGACTGCCAAGAAGACCCAGTTATTACTGATTAATTATTGGTTAATTTAATTCGTTACAATTCAATTCATTCCGCGGGCCGAGAACACATGTGATTTCAAGATTTCCAttcagtacggagtacacaACTTGAATATGACAACCCTAACTCCTCATACCCTCATGAAATTACATTTTAGCCAGTGACGAGtaaatagaataagtaaTGCAAATCATCAACCCAAACTcaacccatccagctccATATTCGgactctgctgctgctgcggcggcgacaaCCCCTCGCCAAAATACTCCTGCACCCACGATGAAATCAGCGGATCGAAGCCCTGCTGGAACTGCATGCGGTTGAACTCTGACGTAGGGTCTATAATTTGTTCTCCGTTTGTGCTATCCGGCTCCAGGTACAGGTAGTCGAGGTTTATCTGGTCATTGTCGCTAGTCTCTAGCTGTATTGGGTTCTCGACCTCGCTGCGATCTGGCAGCGGCATTGTCATGCTATTTGGGAGTGTAGTTGTTACCTGGGAAGCGACAGAAAAGTCGCCTTGTTCGGCCAGGTTTGTCTGGATTGAGGCGTCGTCGGGGAGAGTGTGCACGTCGTGGTTCGTTTGCTCGGTCGTTGCGCTCACAGGTGTTGTTGCAGTCTGGATATAGGGGAGACTATCCGATCTTGTCAAGCGCCGACTCGTCGGAATCTGTACTGGGGGATTGTCAATCGTCCAAGGGAGTCGAATGCTCATCCCGATAGGAGGGATGCTCCGTACGAGTTCCGGGAGCGCGTTGTCGTAGGGTAACCTCCCAACCGCAAGACTGTAGTCTACAGACGTAGAGATAAGGAGGTATGCCCGAGGGAACTTCAAAAACGCTTCGTGCCACGTATTTGCCCGGCCAGCCGACGAGGACTCGACTAGTTCCTTGCCCGTCGAGCTGGACTGCTGTGGAGGGCTGGAGCCGCGTCTCCCGGGTATTTGACCCTGCTGGTCCTGGTCCCAGCGGAGGAAGAGATGCTGGGAGGTCATATAAGCCAGCCGGAGGATGTGGTTTGTCCCTGCTGTGACGAAGTCGGTGACATCGTAGACGCGCCCGGAATGGCGCACTATCTCGCCTAGGGAGTcgagacggcggcggcggcggtccatttctgatgctgatgggGAGAGTTTGAGGTCGATGGCtgtgaggacgaggggcaTAGCAACGTATGCAAGACTGCTTCGTTAGCGGGAGTACTGCTTAGAGGGCATCAAAACATACACACTGAGAGGGAGATTCTGCGCTCGTCCCTCTCGACCGAAATATTCCATAATACTGGTCAGACGGGCCATCGCATCTCGCAGCGTATTTCCTGCATTCCAGATCTGGTTGATGTAGTTCTTGCCGCTGAACATAAGGTGATTTTCAAGTAGGAGGGCCTCGTAGTGTGCCAGATCGATGCGCGCAGTTCTGCAAATTAGCACTGGCCGACTCGCAGGAGGAAGAACTCACTGGTAGTACATGTATGTGAAATTGGTAAGTAGTGTGACGGTCTCTGGTGCCTTACCCTCTGTCCACTGATATAGAGGCGAATTGGCTTCCCACCGCTGCATGGCTGTCTTGGTGCGAGCGATCTTtgccagctcctcctggaACTGCTCTAGTGTCAATGACGGCGCGGCGATACCATGCGAAGCAAAGACAAATGTAATCATTTCAGACAACAGCACAGCCAGTCGGCATTGCTCTTGGAGAACCTTGAGCATCATCCGCTTGACTTCAGGGCTATAGACAGGGGAGCTATGGATTTCATCCGCAAAGTCGTCTTCGTCCGGTAATTCAGCCACCATTCCCATGTCAAACGAGGTGACTTGTGGCCGGCGACGAAGTCCAAGACAGAGACTGCGGTCGCGCAGGATGATTGACCACCAAAGGCGCTTCTTCAGACTCTGGTCGATATCCTCGA
This genomic interval from Aspergillus puulaauensis MK2 DNA, chromosome 7, nearly complete sequence contains the following:
- a CDS encoding uncharacterized protein (COG:S;~EggNog:ENOG410PKEF;~TransMembrane:1 (o41-62i)): MFSGKNYINQIWNAGNTLRDAMARLTSIMEYFGREGRAQNLPLSVLAYVAMPLVLTAIDLKLSPSASEMDRRRRRLDSLGEIVRHSGRVYDVTDFVTAGTNHILRLAYMTSQHLFLRWDQDQQGQIPGRRGSSPPQQSSSTGKELVESSSAGRANTWHEAFLKFPRAYLLISTSVDYSLAVGRLPYDNALPELVRSIPPIGMSIRLPWTIDNPPVQIPTSRRLTRSDSLPYIQTATTPVSATTEQTNHDVHTLPDDASIQTNLAEQGDFSVASQVTTTLPNSMTMPLPDRSEVENPIQLETSDNDQINLDYLYLEPDSTNGEQIIDPTSEFNRMQFQQGFDPLISSWVQEYFGEGLSPPQQQQSPNMELDGLSLG
- a CDS encoding uncharacterized protein (SECRETED:SignalP(1-18)) — protein: MRLSLILLSLGIPHAVLADPQQNPLDLLNNVEGLSNLKKFVSIASTLSSLVDDNEDDSPPEKQQQQQQHARADSASDDSPDLSDGIDLSQMKNVASVASTLFSLLGDNDKVAGSDAGESNEATNANADADQDTPDILKKLSALQDIVSFASGIGSLLDTDDTDADMDIDVQNEDSNPPRSIPELKPETPPEPEKAEPTPIPQEELNSTPEAQDMLARIEAIQRLNVLVKKLTVLTDEKTPTPITERLQLLFSDPEFTSTFSYIFENGGKVLTPEVVAAFKVFLNTSPAIPDEYRTIAVGALDTLSSAFSPEFVEYYRTAKEALDRAGIELIPALEYLWRAVQWARNTLDRDYIKALNQEVVLWHRALTSEQMGEFVAYITDEETLGRVTASVARFRKTLTPDRAHRLHALFEDQGIFDQGDLEYQAYGHVMGKRIKFYFGTEDGVSEVERLLDLLDGPLQGQTMADVAGILQTRARVLTPYMADDLATFFYQFSEVTEVVDILEEILRDIVQLVRPLLDVDTRAARVLSWAFWTDLNQILDKVLSVPGSSLTTLQKLLATASKLLEPERAKGLRLLVADASGTPRTPGSEGFDVPGNDSAVDTGSMMGVVDTESKLAPDVTEDALRVLHGADALLAPGQIDKTRDTVLVLSEAGEFLVKVVRIFEDDDAGGHVRHDEL